From Apteryx mantelli isolate bAptMan1 chromosome 14, bAptMan1.hap1, whole genome shotgun sequence, the proteins below share one genomic window:
- the EGR1 gene encoding early growth response protein 1, whose translation MAAAKAEMQLLPPLQISDPFSAFPHSPPAMDSHYPKLEEMMLLSGGGPQFLAPPGAPESGGFGAAGEPGEQHFEHLAADTFPDISLNNEKTLPETSYPNQTTRLPPITYTGRFSLEPAPNSGNTLWPEPLFSLVSGLVGMANPPPTSAPSSSSPSSSSQSPPLSCSAQASESSPIYSAAPTFPNSSSDIFPEPQTQSFPNPSGAPIQYPPPAYPAAKTNFQVPMIPDYLFPQQQSELSIVPADQKPFPTLETRAQQPSLTPLSTIKAFATQTGSQELKTLNTNYQSQLIKPSRMRKYPNRPSKTPPHERPYACPVESCDRRFSRSDELTRHIRIHTGQKPFQCRICMRNFSRSDHLTTHIRTHTGEKPFACDICGRKFARSDERKRHTKIHLRQKDKKVEKTPPVSTASPIPAYSSSVATSYPSSIATTYPSSVRAVYSSPAPSSYPSPAHTTFPSPSIATTYPSGTATFQTQVATSFPSPGVTNSFSSQVTSALSEMTSTFSPRTIEIC comes from the exons ATGGCCGCGGCCAAGGCAGAGATGCAGCTTCTGCCCCCGCTGCAGATCTCCGACCCCTTCAGCGCCTTCCCGCACTCCCCCCCCGCTATGGACAGTCACTACCCCAAGCTGGAGGAGATGATGCTGctcagcggcggcggcccgcagTTCCTcgccccccccggggcgcccgaGAGCGGCGGCTTCGGCGCCGCCGGGGAGCCCGGGGAGCAGCACTTCGAGCACCTCGCGGCAG ACACTTTTCCTGACATCTCCTTGAATAATGAGAAAACCCTGCCAGAAACTAGCTATCCCAACCAGACAACGCGGCTGCCGCCAATAACCTACACAGGGCGCTTCTCCCTGGAGCCAGCCCCCAACAGTGGCAACACCCTGTGGCCGGAGCCCCTCTTCAGCCTGGTCAGTGGGCTGGTGGGCATGGCGAACCCACCTCCCACCTCTGCGCCTTCTTCAtcatcaccatcctcctcctcgcagAGCCCTCCTCTGAGCTGTTCTGCCCAAGCCAGCGAAAGCAGTCCAATTTATTCAGCTGCACCAACTTTTCCCAACTCCAGTTCTGACATTTTCCCTGAACCGCAGACCCAGTCCTTTCCCAACCCCTCTGGAGCCCCCATCCAGTATCCGCCTCCAGCTTATCCAGCTGCTAAAACCAACTTTCAGGTGCCAATGATCCCGGATTACCTGTTCCCTCAGCAACAGAGTGAGCTCAGCATTGTCCCGGCTGATCAGAAGCCCTTCCCAACCCTTGAGACCAGAGCGCAGCAGCCTTCCCTCACACCACTGTCCACTATCAAGGCATTTGCCACCCAGACTGGCTCCCAAGAGCTGAAGACCCTCAACACTAACTATCAGTCCCAGCTGATCAAGCCCAGCAGGATGAGGAAATACCCCAACCGCCCCAGCAAGACACCTCCTCATGAGCGGCCCTATGCCTGCCCAGTGGAGTCCTGTGACCGGAGGTTTTCACGGTCTGATGAGCTGACTCGGCACATCCGCATCCACACAGGACAGAAACCTTTCCAGTGCCGCATTTGCATGCGGAACTTCAGCAGGAGCGACCACTTGACCACACACATCCGCACACACACAGGGGAGAAGCCATTTGCCTGTGACATTTGTGGCAGAAAGTTTGCCAGGAGTGATGAGAGGAAGAGACACACTAAAATCCACCTTAGGCAAAAGGACAAGAAAGTGGAAAAGACACCGCCGGTCTCAACCGCTTCCCCAATTCCTGCCTACTCATCCTCTGTGGCCACATCCTACCCTTCCTCCATTGCCACCACTTACCCCTCATCGGTACGCGCAGTGTATTCTTCCCCTGCCCCCTCTTCCTATCCCTCCCCTGCACACACTACCTTCCCATCTCCCTCTATAGCAACAACCTACCCCTCGGGCACTGCCACTTTTCAGACCCAAGTGGCCACCTCCTTCCCATCGCCAGGGGTCACCAACAGTTTCagctcacaagtgacctcagcgCTTTCAGAAATGACATCAACCTTTTCTCCAAGGACAATTGAGATTTGCTGA